Sequence from the Rutidosis leptorrhynchoides isolate AG116_Rl617_1_P2 chromosome 3, CSIRO_AGI_Rlap_v1, whole genome shotgun sequence genome:
agtggttcaaactcattatatAATTATGGttcaatttattttgagttaagttcctattttgcatattttatccatgaataagttattattctaaattccgtagtcgatcacatttgtgggaacaagtgtgaggtttagactattatgaacgtggattggtatacattcacgaactgaatgtggggcaaggttgctaccaaggttcatagatatttgtgggatacaaatattggttatccatgaataagctattattctaaattccgtagtcgatcacatttgtgggaatgagtgtgaggtttagactattatgaacttggattggtatacattcataggttgaatgtggggcagggttgctaccaaggttcatagatatttgtgggatacaaatattggaagacccgctctcaagatttactgtatggagcctttgtggttgatcacatgtaatcttgagtaaaggcgaatatcatcgtatcctctgacctgagatacatattgggtcctgatattcaccgagtattatgccttgattctttccttcgctattctgaaatatggtagtacataaggaagagctcaggtataatacaaagtgtgtatctaggacgtatgtagtcaagatggaatttgtccctcttattcgttgagagtcagatgtctaaggcctgataaagttaaatctataagagagtggtcactctgtatctcttggatttgacatgacatctaggatgaaaggatataatgaaaagattcacctatatatcaattcgagttgggtactcgaaagggatgatgttattgaatggcacaaagtcataacatattgggggtgatggacggtcgttaggtggtatccattacttgcattaatttcttatgtttctcgtgcaagtgggagattgaaggtatttcgtatgcccgagagacatattaaattgatgtggctaatatgttatgatccaagtcgggtcatacccaataacaaacttaccgacaccttatacgtatttgatcttaacgattggatcattaaacaaatacgcgacacttggattttagaaaatcgggtttctaaaatatcatcacttgagataaattatttggataatttatatatgatatggatttagttatttataggtttaaataactatATTGTGTTATTTTTTAAGTGgtttatataaatatgaaagtagtaaatatttatttggtttcttttacaagttttataaaaattgctACATTTTATATAAACACAACAAGAGTGCAGATTTGGGTCTCCAAGAGAGCCCTCTCATGCTCACTTTTGATGGTTCCAACATAGCACAATTACTTAGGTGCATGCTCTTGACTTGTGACAAAAAGACACATGCATACATATTCTCTCAAGTGAAAGAAAAATAAGCACAAAAAAGAGTTTCCTGCTGCCTCCTTCTGTCGTGATTTTACAGCAGCAATAAGGGGTTCAATTCTGATTTtgaaagcttattttcaagtgtaaataaatcctaactaaaggctagggtgttggtgataagtttggggtataatcccttgaggtttcatcattttgaggcTTGCATTCGTCATCATTTCAAGGTTGCTGCTGGCTGAATTTTCCAGCAAATATAAGAGGTCTCTAGCTTGGTTTTATAAGTCTTTAAGTGTGTTAATCCTAAcaaaacttaagggtggtgttggtgcatcaaaagcttggagttttacACTCTTACTAATCTTCCTCTTCAtctattaacctcctaacttggagtaggtacatccctttaaactagctcttttacatttaagcatattttctagacttgatctattttggaattcatatttaatggttaaacatattgaaagtttttcatgataaattgcttccgctttaatcTTGTAACATGAatgtttatgaaacttgttaatatgatgaattccaacagtcttgacctaaaccaataggtcgtatcaataacggtaaatacgataggtcaaagatgtttaattagtcatatggctcgttacgactcgattatgtagcatgtgaatcaaattgtcaagtttcatgcaagatacaagtacagaaacaagttaggaaggttgcataatcatttggttaagtttgacaaaaagtcaaactttggtcggtcaaagtcaacgaaagtcaacacgttcgggtcgggtcccgaactatttttctgaggtttttattcatatataagcatgttagaacaagtctcatgtgaatcggaggtctagaacgggccaaacatttttcacatttgggacaaggaggtcagaacctggcccccttatatgtcgcgccgcgacaggaaagggccgcgccgcggcaaaggccgggtgctggtgcctggccagtcccaaatgttcaagtctcaatccaaaacttttttttgtgcataaaacacaaaccgctaacacttaggactcgcaccttatatcgttggaaagctcttttgacgtagaatgcaactaaacaccattcatcaatcaaaaacctcatttgtaacaaccgagttttcaaaccaagtgatcattcaatgcacacattaatgcttcaaactcaccaatgcacatttaatgatttaggcattcaatgcatacatatgacatgccattttgtaggtaattgagcatacaatacaactaacaacttactaacaacaaatcatggcaatcaatgcatcaaataatcatttcaagttcattaaaccctagctcaattccaccaaaaatcactaaacaagttcttagagttttcaacctatacatcaaaatgaagctagtaacactaggaacacatttaatacatgcatttataacatttaacaacatttaatcatctaaaactcaagattaaacacacccattttgctagttcatgcaagttacttccaaacaacaaatcaagcaattcaaacacataatcttgttagactagagccatagacactaattaacaaccttgtaactcaaaaaatctcaagaacacaaaaattagtgattttagaaagttacccaaatgcaatgagattggtatggaatcgaagaggagatcacgaggagttcaaatatgtaatttgtttggctcgaagcttgatcgatttagtatggatgatgatttgctttttgatgaatttaaagaaaatatgaaagtagagaatgaaaagagaaaagaaaatgaaaaatggaggtggaagatggttgactagtcaagtgctagtcaccattttggggttttggcaaaacaagtccctcaagttgtagtcgggtgcgttaaattacctgaacgagataatttgaaacgcgtattaacgggagatgttataaacatataacggagtttaaaatagttaaacggaaaagtagacggaaaaaggcgggatgttacatggcaGACTTTTGTAGATtctgtcctttattcttattggctaatttgtaattgtttgtcctttttgtctccatttcctttttatgtttttgtcttatctagaaaatagctgttaagcttctcctataaatagagagctcttgtaattgtaaaacttggttgatgattgaatgaaaagtttgatagagcttatctatttacaaaatctctgtgtctttatgaatctttgattccggtggctaagagtggtttctttatcagtgtttgtggtgttactttatcaaacattgtggtgaaatccaaatcttcatatctgatattatagttgtggtggaatctttatcagctgtagttgaagatttggagtgtttctagatctctaattgtggtggtatctttatcaattaagggtttagattcttTATTCTTTGTGTTCCTATTTCAATGTTTTATACTCTTTTTTGGGGTTGTTACTATTACAAATTGGGGGTTTGTTTtcagatctgttgggtgaagaaagcttgttctaaattgcatttttaaagtcataattatgCATCAGTTAGTGAACTCGTTTATAGATAGCTTTTGTCTTAGATGATTGCTTCTTTGGCGCGAGTTTCCGTTCCCGTGTTTCTTTTGTAATCTTTGTTAAGAGCGTTTTCCTTTGAAAAACGATCTCGTTTTTAGATGAGTTTTAGTTTTTTTGGCCAAAAAAAAAAAAGGCCTAacatgcttattcatgttggtgtTTAACACGCTTGGTTTTGGGCAAACCACATGTGAACTGTTACTGCATATACAAGTCAATATATCATTACAAGGTAATGTAAGTAGAAAATCACAATATATGACTTAAAACGGAAATAAGCATTTCATCAAAATACCTGGCGGCAGAAACATTAACATTTAAACAATTTTTAACTCAATCCATAAAATAAAGCTAAATCTTCGTTACTGCACTTTTCATCAAAGATATCTATTACAACAAATTGTTTTCATCAAGATATGAGCGTCACATGCAGATTCACGGTTATGAAcgatagaaaaaaaaaaaagatgatgatgaacatgAATATCCACAAATAATAAAACAATGACAACAACCAAGATAATCACATCAAACTCAAATTAACGATTACTTACAATATGATTATGATGAATTGACCTATCCAATCCATTATCAACAATTACCTACATTTCTACTAAATTCTTGATCACTTACATccttttatgttttaaattattctaTATAGATCTGATTAAGATAAAGAAATAAGATAATATAAGCAGATTGAAAACAAATACTCCAAAGAGATACAAATAGATAAAAACTGTTTGGATTAGACGTTGGAAAAGGTACACGCGTGTATGTTGGAAGTTGTAGAGCACGTTTTGTACACATGGAACAAGGGCCCAATGCAGTAAAAGGAGTTGAATTTATAAGAGCGCTCGTAGTGGTGTCGCCGTTAGGGCCGCCCTCCATCCCGTACTAGAAGGGCGCCGATACTAGCACCATATATTACATCCGCCTTTGATCGACCGCCTTCCATATTGCTACACTTCGACATTTTGAATCACGGATACACTTCAATTTAAACGGCTATTTAATTATATTTACAACGGCTATTTAATTTTCTTTTTAAATttcctatatatatacatacaccacAACACAATAACTCCACAACACAACAACTCCACAACTCTACAACAAATACACACTCAACATTTACACTCTATATACAACAATATCCAAACAATGAATAATATCGATTACGATTTAGAAGACCTCGTACAAGTAACAAGTGCGTACGATCCGCAACAACAACTCGATATTCTTGATTTTTTAGATgccgaagaagaggaagaaaatCAACAACCTATTCCAAAAAATCCAAGAAGGTATTTTCATAGAGATCGGGCTGGAAGGGCTACACTCTTGTGGAATGATTACTTTTCCGACACACCAACCTTCCCCGAAGATAAATTTCGAAGAAGGTTTCGAATGAGCTGTCGATTGTTTAACCGTATATCCGCAGGTATACTCAGTTATTCTCATGAACCTATTCCTTCATACCTTAAATATTTTCATCAAAGAAGGGATGCAACCGGTTTACTCGGATTTACTATTTATCAAAAAATCACATCCGCTATAAGACAATTAGCATACGGTGTTGCTCCTGATATTTTTGATGAGTATTTGCATATTGGTGAAACAACATCATACCGTTGTTTAGAAAATTATTGCAAAAGTGTTATACATTTATATTCAACCGAATATTTAAGAAAACCTAATACTCATGATGTTCAACGTTTAATTACAAAACATGACCAAATACATGGTTTTCCGGGCATGCTCGGTAGTCTAGATTATATGCATTGGGCTTGGAAAAATTGCCCAGTTTATTGGAAAGGTCAATACACACGAGGCGATCATGGTCACCCAACAATAATGTTGGAAGCGGTCGCCTCGTATGATTTGTGGATTTGGCACGCTTACTTTGGACCAGCTGGTTCAAATAATGATATCAATGTGTTAAATCAATCCGATTTATTTAAAGAGTTACTTGAAGATAGAGCTCCACCGTGTAACTATACGGTGAATGGAAAACAATTTACAAAAGGGTATTATTTAGCGGACGGAATTTATCCTGATTGGGCGACCCTTGTGAAATTGTTCAAAAGTACGGTTGAACCAAAAACAACAAAATTCAAAAGGTACCAAGAGTCAGCAAGAAAGGATATCGAACGAGCTTTCGGTGTTCTTCAAGGTCGTTTTGCAATCATTAACTACGATTTTCTACCATTCATCGTTTCCTCCGAGACAACCTTATCGAACACATTTGGAGTTTACCACCAAATGTACGTATTAGACCTAACCAACAAGCAGGACCTTCGGCAAATGAAGCAGGACCTTCGGGGACTAATAACGAACATGAAGAGGACGACGAAGAGGATGACGAAGAGGAGGAAGAAGAGGACGACGGAGAGGAGGAGGAAGACGAAGACGATGACTAGTTTGAAATGTTTTATTTTAGtactttgtaattttttttatttttaggactatgtaatgtttttattttatttttatgactttgtaatgtttttttttttaaggaatttgtaatgttttttttattaataaaacttttatttttattaatattaattgttgtatataagttaatattaatataaaagttTAATATAAAAAAACAGAGGTGGGACCAAGTGATGGGTATGTCATGGATGTTAGCATTTAGTGGTTGGTTAGTGATGGGAAgaaggtgctgatgtggcgctgatgtggcagtcaGTGATCCCATGACGGACCGTCATGGTTAAGAGTGGTCTAATTATTACTCCCCGTCCTAGAATGAGTGTCTTATTTGATTTTTTAAGGTcaatttttttttgatatttttactttaaatatttttatttatgttatataatatttgatgaaaattatatgaatagattcgattttaaaatgtgttttcattgatataacttttatcaaatactaggttttgagcccgtgcgttgcacggctactCAACATCCGTTTTAAATAAGTCACTTATTTTTATTTTGATGACGCTTGATCTACATTTTCAAGCAATATTTGTGGTTGCGTTTAAGGGGGACATGTCAACCCAATAACTTAAGTGTGGTTAATTTGAGCCCGTATTCTATTTTTAATAAGTCATAGTTGTTAAAAAATGACACATTTCTAGTATGTTAGTATGTTTCGTTGGCAAAACGGAACTATAAAATACATATAGTTTTTATATTGCGTGTAGTTGCAACAACAAAAAATTGCTCGAGTTCTAtcagatttaagaaatctgttgaatctaattatgttatgacataattttaCTAATAAGAGTAATACGTTACCATTCCCtcaaaattagtattaaaaattgtTTGGTAGTTTTTCTTATGATTTTATATTAACAAATGTGTGCATGAATATACTATAATAATAGGAGATGTGTGTATAAACAAATGTCTGTAGTTTTTCTAATGATTGTAGTAGTACATAGGAGTAGGATGAAATATGAATTAAATTGTGTAATATTGGGTTTActgaagtttttaaattaaatggtTACATATGGTAGTTTTAGCATTTAAATAGGGTATATATGATATTATGTTATTTACTTGGGTAAATATGTAATTTTAAATGTTGATAAAGGTATATATGAATAATTGTGACATGTGGAAATTACACTTGGCTTAATATGCAATATTTAAGGAGCTAATGACATGTAAGCAAATCAAATCTCTCTTTTATATAGATAGATAGAAAGATTATATAACACAAATTAACAATAtttgaagtcaaagtttcaaaagaaatatcacaaaagtcacacatgacaCTTATTTTAAAACGAATGGAGTAATTAAATTTTTGAATATAATTATCTGAGATTAAAATACGTAATACACCTAATTCTATTCAATCtaatttaataaatttaatttaGTTCTTTTAAAAACACTTAATATTAAATTATAATGATCATGACATTGTCAAATTGGTTAGAGCAAGGCCATGTTCAGTTCAACTATTTTCTTTAATTGTGGATTTAAATTTGTTAAATATAAGTAATTCGTGCTAATGACATCATTAATTAAATATTAGGATTATTAAGAAATGTCATGTAAGCAAAGATGATGTCATAAGGATAATAACTTATAGATATAAATTAACTACATATCTAAAACTAACTTTTGTTATAATATCTATAACTAACTTTTGTATAGATGATGATGCATGTAGCCCATTGGGCCTAGTAATTGGACTTGGTTCATGGGTTGGCATTGACTCATTGAGTTTCCTCCAAAACTCTATTATCTCTTAGAGTGGTCCTAACCATGACAAACTTTCTCAATAGAATTAGCTGCAACATCAGCACTACATGAGCACTTTTTCACGAGGACTAACTCAAGACTAAACACTACCAACCATGACATATTTTCTTAAATTTTAGAACTTAAAATTACACTttcattaaatttaaattaaaactACGATAAAATAtaaattacatttttatttaaGATAGACAAaaaatcaaattaaattaaatttaaaattagactaaaattataaaagctattatttaTCTTTGTCGTCGGGAATGTGTGAAAATCCCGCTTCATCTTGATTATTTGAAGGTATCAATGTCGGATTATGTTGAATACAATAATTAGATGGAAGACTCGACACGTGTTCCACAAGCATATCTCGTAGTAATCAATGAATGTCCGCATCTCGTATTTCCACTTCCATCTGAAGTTCCACATCAACCCTTTCTTAGAATGTTCCTCGTGTACGTCGAACCAGACGATAATTCTCCCCGAGTGCACAAAATGCACGGCCATTGTCCTCGGTTATTTTATTGTGTAAGATCACATATGTGTAAGAAAGTGGTGAAATGAGAATGTATAAAAGAATTgagaatatgaatatgtatatatagtgtAAATTTGATatattagaagaaaaaaaaaattagtcgTTTCCTTTTTTTACTTTTATTCTTCCCAACAACTACTTTTTTGTAAGATTGATCTGTGATGCTATCTGCTtcagaaagaaagaaaaaagggCGGGCGATGCAGGGCGGACCGGTGCCATCGGCGCCCTGCTGGGTTGCTTCGTGAGCGGTCTCTATCACCTAACTGTTGGAAGCACTCTTATAAATAGAGGGGCTAGTCAAGCAATTAGAGTACACAATCCTACATaatctttgtgacgacccggagatttccgaccaaatttaaacttaatttttatatgtttcgatacgataagcaaagtctgtatggtTGAATCtcatatatttttaagtgttttcatttatgcaattaccctttgactgtgctcgacgattcacgaacctttaattgtaactaggaatgtaaataaaaataattatatatgtaaatagttatattagtattaatgaactattaagtaatttagttattatgaaagctaactttaaataaataaagattattattttgaatatatacatatagtatattgtatataaatggttcaaacatatttttgccaacgttatcaaaatattaaatgtataatgttatactttgtgattaattgtttaatatacataattaattatctacttaacatttaaaacataattgtatatatatagtagtatacatatatataaatataaatctatatatgatttctaatcaagattatattgtaatatatatattacatatctattaaatattacatcaaattaattacaagtttaaaatataattgttatactaatgttattattacttccattattattattaacattaatattaatagcaatatataaaagttaatacatgtaaggtattataattactaatattattattatcattattattataaatagtattattattattattattattattattattattattattattattattattattattattattatgtataatattaaaatcattattattatagttatatttattaataatattaattataatctataaaaaataaatatataaagagatatatatatatatatatatatatatatatatatatatatatatatatatatatatatatatatagagagagagagtgatatatagatataaataaatatatacaactaTATTTATTAGGAAATTAGTATtcttatttatttatcattattatttattattatagatactaatatacttattaattatataatccATGAATAATGATAAAGGGAACGAATCTGTACACATCAATACTGTGATCGAGCTTTAATATCCTTGTTGCTATCTGCAATTTGTTAGAAGTCATCTCATAGCACACTTATAAACAAAATTTGCTAGCCTTCATTTTCTCCTAATCGTACGAATTTCTTTATCATctgctttattttattttttatctttATCTCTGCTTCTGCTCTTGATTTGATTATGTCGAACCCATCAGACATCACAAAACAACATTTGAGTTATATACTATCGTTGCATCAATTATTCAATGGCACACATTAAATTCTTTGCTACAATTTCAAAAGAAATCAAACAGATAAATGGATATACAACTAGTTATTCTCTGTTTTTACTTCATTTTTCAATGAGCTCGAAATCAAATTCAATTTCAAAATCTGTAAATGTAGTAATGTTAGGATTATTTTATTGAAACTTTCTGCAAGATTTGAAACTCCAATTCATTTTATTAATTACAAATTTCTAAGTCAAAGTTTGGGTTTTCAAAAGTCAACATTTGTGTTCATCAAAAAATTTGATTCCTGTAAGTTATTTTCAGTTAAACTGAGGATCCATATAGTTTCTAGGAGTCCtttacaaactatttcatgttgtaaatTATAGCTAAATCGCTTTTAATTTCAAAATCACCATATGAGTTACCATCGTGATTTTTCAAACTGCAGGTACCTCTGTTtgggatttttattttattttctgttgatTCCAATAATCACAAATCGACTTTTGTTTGTTTAATTATCCTAAAACCAGTTTTGAGTTCGTGTTTTGATTAATGGATTGATTTATTGATTCTTGGTCGATGTAAATATGGGAGAAGATGAAGAACAGCAGAAATAGGTTAAATAAAAATGGTTTATGGTTTATAACAGAAAAGTAAAAGCAGCGAGATGGTTTGGGTACTTGTAGGGTaatcaagaggtcacgggttcgaaaccCGTTTGTGGCATTCTTTTTACTAAAGTCTTGGAAGGTAGTTTCTATTAccatttttatttttgttattattattattattattattattattattattattattattattattattattattattattattattattattattattattattattattattataataaacttaaaagttttaaaacttacaaaaaattagtgggaagcctagagagaatctgggcccccacacctctagcaatagcaaaacttatcctagtaaaaatatgagcagcagcaccggcaccaatatcttgcgcca
This genomic interval carries:
- the LOC139901775 gene encoding uncharacterized protein, producing MNNIDYDLEDLVQVTSAYDPQQQLDILDFLDAEEEEENQQPIPKNPRRYFHRDRAGRATLLWNDYFSDTPTFPEDKFRRRFRMSCRLFNRISAGILSYSHEPIPSYLKYFHQRRDATGLLGFTIYQKITSAIRQLAYGVAPDIFDEYLHIGETTSYRCLENYCKSVIHLYSTEYLRKPNTHDVQRLITKHDQIHGFPGMLGSLDYMHWAWKNCPVYWKGQYTRGDHGHPTIMLEAVASYDLWIWHAYFGPAGSNNDINVLNQSDLFKELLEDRAPPCNYTVNGKQFTKGYYLADGIYPDWATLVKLFKSTVEPKTTKFKRYQESARKDIERAFGVLQGPSANEAGPSGTNNEHEEDDEEDDEEEEEEDDGEEEEDEDDD